The Pyrodictium delaneyi genome contains a region encoding:
- a CDS encoding ATP:cob(I)alamin adenosyltransferase: protein MPSAGGSCIGLETEALIAGRLVRLPKHSPVIEFYGVLEEAEALIARARVQLEPRDPGLAERLYKLQRAVRLLPGVLAGSVDPREPLRFIEEAGEGLEQPSGWSLTGCTPEDPDIVLAMTRLRAGDRLVARAHSEGVIPRDMAQLLSVLLERASYTLYTIHWSLCAKAPASQKLTARSILELA, encoded by the coding sequence GTGCCGAGTGCCGGCGGCAGCTGCATCGGCCTAGAGACAGAGGCGCTGATAGCGGGCCGGCTGGTAAGGCTGCCGAAGCACAGCCCCGTTATAGAGTTCTACGGTGTCCTCGAGGAGGCCGAGGCGCTGATAGCCAGGGCACGGGTACAGCTGGAGCCCCGCGACCCCGGGCTAGCCGAGCGGCTCTACAAGCTACAGCGTGCAGTAAGACTCCTCCCAGGAGTCCTCGCAGGCTCCGTAGACCCTAGAGAGCCGCTACGCTTCATAGAGGAGGCTGGGGAGGGGCTCGAGCAGCCCAGCGGCTGGAGCCTAACAGGCTGCACACCCGAAGACCCAGACATAGTCCTAGCGATGACCAGGCTCCGGGCTGGCGACAGGCTAGTAGCACGCGCCCACAGCGAGGGAGTAATCCCCCGCGACATGGCTCAGCTCCTCTCAGTGCTTCTCGAAAGGGCTAGCTATACGCTCTACACAATACACTGGAGCCTCTGCGCCAAGGCCCCGGCGAGCCAGAAGCTGACAGCCCGGAGCATCCTCGAACTAGCCTAG
- a CDS encoding winged helix-turn-helix domain-containing protein, which yields MPSRRRSRARIVYEILSTLSREGSMPPTRLSYVARMPYDRFAPLLEQLAEKGLVEMYEENGRRRVRITREGLKALRELSAALQVLQKLGLDEY from the coding sequence ATGCCGTCGAGGAGGCGGAGCCGGGCGCGGATAGTCTACGAGATACTCTCTACGCTCTCGCGGGAGGGTTCTATGCCGCCTACACGGCTCTCATACGTAGCCAGGATGCCTTATGACAGATTTGCGCCGCTACTAGAGCAGCTCGCAGAGAAGGGTCTAGTAGAGATGTATGAAGAAAATGGGCGTCGGCGGGTTCGGATAACCAGGGAGGGCTTAAAGGCTCTACGTGAGCTATCCGCGGCTCTCCAGGTGCTCCAAAAGCTTGGTCTCGACGAGTACTAG
- a CDS encoding ribose-phosphate diphosphokinase → MHRYVVVAAPGLPRSLAEGLAESLGAELVWAEHKLFPDGESYVRISAGLEAATAIIASTGYPEPTRRLWEAALLAEAARGLGASHVVAFMGYLPYSRQDRRFIRGEPISVRTVLSLLASSGAEAVATVDVHKPTSLTWFPGPVANVDPSPAFAEKLRPLLEAAEKVYVIAPDRGALPRAHRLAERLGAAFDYLEKRRDRVTGEITVKPKTLDVRGAAVVLIDDIVSTGGTMARAASMLLEQGAETVVAACTHGLFVGNAIEKLRRAGVSKILAANTVEPSEGVETVDVSRQVAEAIDQLLETLAGYEQEKPA, encoded by the coding sequence GTGCACCGCTACGTAGTCGTCGCTGCGCCCGGTCTCCCGAGAAGCCTAGCTGAGGGCCTCGCAGAGAGCCTTGGAGCTGAGCTAGTCTGGGCTGAGCATAAGCTGTTCCCCGACGGCGAGAGCTATGTGAGGATATCCGCTGGCCTGGAAGCAGCTACAGCCATTATTGCATCGACAGGATACCCGGAGCCTACGCGCCGGCTCTGGGAGGCAGCACTTCTAGCCGAGGCCGCTCGGGGCCTGGGCGCGAGCCACGTGGTAGCATTCATGGGCTACCTCCCGTATAGCCGGCAGGACCGCCGCTTTATCCGCGGCGAGCCGATCAGCGTGCGGACTGTACTCTCGCTACTAGCCTCCAGCGGCGCCGAGGCAGTAGCCACAGTTGACGTCCACAAACCTACTAGCCTCACCTGGTTCCCAGGGCCCGTAGCCAACGTGGACCCGAGCCCTGCTTTTGCGGAGAAGCTCCGCCCACTACTAGAGGCTGCCGAGAAGGTTTACGTGATAGCCCCCGACCGTGGCGCACTACCACGTGCCCACCGGCTAGCCGAGAGGCTTGGCGCCGCGTTCGACTATCTGGAGAAGCGCCGGGACCGTGTCACCGGCGAGATAACAGTGAAGCCTAAGACGCTAGACGTTAGGGGCGCGGCAGTGGTGCTGATAGACGATATAGTGAGCACTGGAGGCACGATGGCTAGGGCCGCATCTATGCTTCTCGAGCAAGGCGCCGAGACGGTGGTAGCAGCTTGTACTCACGGCTTATTCGTTGGCAATGCTATCGAGAAGCTCCGCCGCGCCGGGGTCTCCAAGATACTAGCCGCAAACACTGTGGAGCCCTCTGAGGGCGTAGAGACCGTGGATGTTAGCCGTCAAGTGGCGGAGGCAATAGACCAGCTCCTAGAGACCCTGGCAGGCTATGAGCAGGAGAAGCCAGCATAG